A single genomic interval of Heterodontus francisci isolate sHetFra1 chromosome 45, sHetFra1.hap1, whole genome shotgun sequence harbors:
- the LOC137356210 gene encoding histone H2A-like gives MSGRGKTGGKSRAKPKSRSSRAGLQFPVGRVHRHLRKGNYAERVGAGAPVYLAAVLEYLTAEILELAGNAARDNKKSRIIPRHLQLAVRNDEELNKLLGGVTIAQGGVLPNIQAVLLPK, from the coding sequence atgtctggaagagggaagaccggtggtaaatctcgggccaaacccaagtctcgctcctcccgagctggattgcagttcccggtcggccgtgttcaccgccacctcagaaaggggaactatgctgagcgggtgggtgccggagccccggtctatctggctgctgtgctcgagtatctgacagctgaaatcctcgagctggccggcaacgcggcccgggacaacaagaagagccgcatcatccccagacacctgcagctggccgtccgcaacgacgaggagctgaacaagctgttgggaggggtgaccatcgctcagggcggggtgctgcctaatatccaggccgtgctgctgcccaag